TCATATTAAGAAAATTTACTTCTTCTTGGAAGTACATCATCACGGCGGGGTCCTTGGTTCTGGGCCTGGCGTTTTCGGTTCTCTTTCCGATCTTCATTACTCCCCTATTTTACGAAACCCATCCGATCGAGGAAGGTAGCCTAAAGTCGAAAATCGTGGATCTTTGTCGTAAAGCGGAGATCCAGGTCTCCGACGTTTACGTGATCAACGAAAGCAAGTATTCCGGACACACGAACGCTTATTTTACCGGCTGGGGTGCAAATCGGAAAATCTTCCTATACGACACTCTGATCCAAAAACATACGGAAGCGGAAGTGATCAGCGTTTTGGGTCACGAGATCGGCCATTGGGTACACAACCACCAGACCAAGGACATCCTGATCGGCACTGCGGAAACCTTTTTGCTCTGTTTCGTTTTGGCCTTTCTTTTCCGAAAAACCAAGGAGGAAAACCGTCTTCCTTTGAAAGAGTTCTATTCTCCGTCCAGCCTGCCCTTTCTTTTTTTGGTTCTTTCCTTAGTCGGTACGGTGACGAAGCCGGTTTGGAATACTCTGAGTAGAATCCAGGAAACCCAGGCGGATTGGGAAGCGCTCGTTTTAACAAAGGACAAAGAAGCGTTTGTGGAAGCGGAGAAAAAACTGGCCAAAGACAATCGGTCCAGATTAAATCCATATCGGTGGGAAGTGTTGTTAGAACATTCCCACCCCACCACTTTGGAGCGGATCCAAATGGCGGAGGGTTTTTCTTCGAAGTGATGCGGAGGGCTCGTCCCACACGCCGATCGGATCGGAAGTTTACGGAGCTTAAAAAGAGATCGTGTTGGATGAGGGCAACTGCCCGGGCCGAAAGTCGCGGCCGGAAACGTATCGAGGATCGTTTCGGGCTTCCAAATATTTTGTTTCCCGTCTTCCGGAAAAACGCTACTCTGCCCAATTGGTAGGAACTTTTAAAAAGGTTCCGGGAGAGAAAGCATGAAGCCGCCAAGCACCGATTGGAAAGAGGAAATCGCCGCGGATGAGGAACAGAGATTTGCGGGTTATGTGGAAAAATTCCGGGCGATCCAGGAAAAGAATTCCAAGCTCTTCGGCAAAGGCAGAATCCTCCATAGGAAACAACTTCTAGGGCTCAAAGCGGAATTCGAAGTCTTATCCCAGATCCCGGAGTACGCGAAACAGGGAATCTTCCGCAAGCCCGGAAAATTCGAAAGCTGGATCCGACTTTCCAACGGAAGCATGCAGATCCAATCGGACTCGAAAGGGGACATCCGAGGTTTTGCCATAAAAGTGAAGGGAGTGGAAGGTCCCGGAGCCTTGCAATCGGGCAACGTAAAAGCCCAAGATTTTTTACTGATCAATCTGGAAGCGTTCTCCTCTCCTAAGAGCGAAGAGTTCGTTGGCTTGGTGACCGCCGTTGCGGACGGAGGATTGTCCTTATTGAAATATCTCGTCGGAAGATACGGGTTTTTCGGAGCTCTCTCCAAAATCAAAAAAACGGCCGCTGCGTTTAACAAACCGTTTTCCGGATTCGCAACGGAAAAATTCTACAGTGCGGCGCCGATCTCATGGGGACCGTACGCCGGAAGAGTCAGGCTTGTTCCTTCCCAAAATCGCTCGGGGAACAACGGTTCTTCCTCGGATTGGGGAAACGAAATGAAACTCCATTTACAGCAAGGCTCTCTAAGTTACGACTTCCAGGTCCAATTCTTCGTGTCGGAAAACGTAACTCCGATCGAAGACGCATCCGTGAATTGGCCCGAATCGGAAGCTCCGTACGTTACCGTAGCAAAGCTCACGATCTCCGGTCAGGACTGGAGCTCCCCTGCTTGGGAAGAATTCCAAAAGAATGTGGAGCAGGCGATCTTCGATCCTTGGGAAGCTCTCTTGGAGCACAAGCCTTTAGGAGACGTTATGCGCGCTCGGAAACATGTTTATTTTGCCAGCCAAAAAGGAAGAAACGCCGTCCAGTAAAAAGCCGATCCGTTTCAGGAGGTATCAAATGAAGTCCTTTTATAAAGACAAGGTGGTATGGATTACCGGAGCATCGTCCGGAATCGGAGAAGCATTGGTGCAGGAACTTGCTAGGACAGGCTGCAAGATCGTACTCTCCGCCAGAAGAGAGAAGGAATTGCAGAGAGTCAGAAAGCAAAACAAACTGGACGATTCCAATAGCATGATTCTGCTGATGGACTTGGAAAAGTACAAAGGCTTGGACAAACTTCCGGCCAAAGTACTGAAGAAGTTCGGATCCATAGACGTTCTGATCAATAACGGAGGAATCAGCCAGCGTTCCTATGCTCACGAAACCTCCCTCGCAACTTACGAATCCTTGATGCACGTGAATTTCTTCGGGAATATCGCTTTGACTCTCGCGGTGCTGCCGATCATGAGGAAAAAAGGATCCGGTTGGATCTCTTCCATTTCCAGCGTAGCCGGAATGTTCGGCGTTCCTTTACGTACAGGTTATTCCGCTACGAAAGCGGCGTTGACGGGTTTCTTCGAAGCTTTACGGATAGAGAACATCGATCGAGGTCTCAAAGTCACTTTGGTGTATCCGGGCTTCGTAAAAACCCAGATTTCCAATAACGCCTTAAAAGGGGACGGAAGAAAACAAGGGAAAATGGATCAGATCATCAACCAAGGCTTGGACGCAAACGAGTGCGCGAGAAGAATCCTAGATGGGATCGCTTCGGAAAAGTTGACGGTCGTATTTGCCGGACCGAGAGAGAACTTTGCGATCCGACTCCACAAGTATTTTCCTAGCATATTCGCCAAATTCCTAGCGAGGGCGAAAGTCACCTGAGAAAAAACGACGAGGGAATCAGACAGCTTTCGAAGATTCCTAGGCCGCGCTAGAATTCAGGACCTGTTTGATGATGTCCAAAAACTGAACCGGTCGAAAGGGCTTGATGATCCAACCGTTGGCGCCCGCTGCGGCACCGCTCTGTTTCATGCTGTCTTCCGATTCCGTGGTCAGCGTTAGGATAGGAACGTTCTGGTCTATTTTTCTCAGTTCCTTAATGAACGTAATCCCATCCATGATCGGCATGTTGATGTCGGTGATCACAAGATCCACCGGCCCGAGGGAAAACTTTTCTATGCCGTCCTTGCCGTCCTGAGCAAGCACCACCTCGTATCCTCCCATCCCTAATGTTTGCTGAACGAGACTCCTCATCGTAGCGGAGTCATCCACAGCCAATATCCTTGCCGTTGCCATTTTAAGTTCCTCTTGAAAAAAGTGTTACGTTGGAAGAATTGACTTCGTAATATCTGCACAACCCGAATTCCCTCAGCAGAAACTTGCTGGAGAAGTCCGAAACGGATTCCGCCGAACCGATGATCAAAAAACTATCCTGGTTCAGCGTCTTTGCGATCTTGTCGAATAAATTCCTGCGTTCGTTCGAGTCGAAATAGTAGGATACGTTCCTGCAAAGCACCAGGTCGAAGCCGGACGGAAATTCGGAGGAAATCAGATTGTGCTGTTTGAATTCCACAACCGACCGGATCTCGTCGTTGACTCGAAAGGTCCCGTCAGGCAGTTTATCAAAATATTTTCCCAGATGATATTCCTCCAAACCTCTTCCTATCTCGAAGGAAGTATAACATCCGGACCTGGCTTTTTCGATCGTCTCTTTGGCGATATCGGTCGCTAAAATTCTTATATTCTTGAATACGTGAGGTAGCCGTTCCCGAATCGCGATCGCGACCGAATAGGGCTCCTGTCCCGTGGAACAGGCGGCAGACCAGATTCGAATGGGATGATTTTTCCAGCCTTTGTACAATTCGTTTTTACGATCTATGATTTCCGGAATGATCCGATCCAGAATCGTCTCGAAAATGCTTTCATCCCGAAAGAACTTCGTTTCGTGGGTCGTAATCCTCTCGATTACCTTTTCCCGAAAATCCACTTCGTGGGAATTTTCGAACTTCTTGGAAAATTCGTAGAATGATGCGATCTTATGATCCGACATGAGATCGGATAATCGGCTCTCCAAAAGATACGTCTTCTCGTCGGTCAGGGAAAGTCCGGTCACCTTTTTTAATACGTTCATAAATTCCAGTATTTCCTTGCTCATACCACGGCCCCCCAACCCATCAAAGCGGATATTTTTTCGGCTATACCGGAAATATCGGAAATTTCATCGATTAACCCTTCGTTGACCGGACGGCTAGGCATTCCGAACACCAGACAACTCTCCTGACTTTGCGCTAGGAGAAAACTTCCCGTCTCCCGCATCGCTTTCAAGCCCAGGTAACCGTCTTCGCCCATTCCCGTCATGATCACTCCGATGGATTCGTTCGAAAAATTCTTGGCGATCGAACGGAAAAGTATATTTACGGAAGGTTTACAGAGCTCTTCCTGAGGCCCCGCGGTCACTCTAGCGATCGGGCCTTCCGGACTTTGTAGGATCTCGAGCTGTTTTCCTCCCGGCGCAATGTATACCGCTCTTTTTTTCAGTAGTTCCCCGTCTTCGACTTCCTTGATCCCTAACGCAGTGCTCGAACGTAAATTCTCCGCGAGATAATTGGTGAAAACCGGAGGCATATGTTGGGCGATTACGATCGTTCCGTTCAGATCCGAGGGAATTTTGGAGAGAAGTTCCCGTAACGCAATGGGGCCGCCCGTGGAAATACCGATGGCGCAGATGGAATATTTCCGTTTCGGGGCTCTAAAAGAGATCTCGTTCTGTCGCTGAACTACTTGGACCGGTTTATTGATTCCATTTTTCGAATACAATGCCTTGACTTTTTCGATCAAAGAGACCAAGGCTTCCGATATTTTTTCCCCCCCGGCAGTCACTCCGTCCGGCTTCGAAACGAAATCCAGCGCGCCCATCTCCATGGCCTTTAAGGTCACTTTTGCTCCCTCCATAGTAAGGGAGCTCAGCATGATGACCTTGGTTGCGGGAAATTGGCTCCTGATCTCTCTGAGCGTGGTCAGTCCGTCCATCTCGGGCATTTCCACGTCCAAAACCACGAAATCCGGTTTGAGATGCGCTATTTTAGGCAGCGCAAACTTTCCGTCGATTGCGGCGCCTAAAAATTCGATCTCCGGATCTTGGCTAAATGCGGACCTTAACAAATTGCGATAAACGAGGGAATCGTCCACCGCTAAGACCCTTATCCTTTTTTTTTCCAGAGAATCCTCCAAAGGAAAGCCTATAAACCGGATCCGTTAGGCCTTGGAATTCGAAATCTTGAACTGATTCACCAAGGTAGTGATTCCGGCAGCCAGTTCCTGCAAGGATTGGGAAAGTTTGGATACGTTCCCCGATTCCTTAGCACCGTCCAGAGAAGCCGTCGACACTCCGTTGATGTTCTTGGTGACGTCATTGGAAGCCAATGTCGTCTGACTGATATTCGTCGCAATCTCTTTGGTAGTAATGGATTGTTCCTCTACTGCGGAAGCGATACTGCCGCTGATCTGGTTCACTTCGGCGATCACGCTCGTGATTTTTCCTATGGATTCGATGACGCGTTCCGTACTTTTTTGGATCGCGGAAATCTTACCTTTGATCTCCTCCGAGGATTCCGCGGATTGTCGGGCCAATTCCTTCACTTCGGCGGCGACAACTGCGAATCCTTTTCCCGCTTCTCCCGCTCCTGCGGCTTCGATAGCGGCATTCAGAGCGAGCAACTTCGTCTGAGAAGCAATATTGGAAATACTTTCGATCACGTTTCCGATTTCTTTCGCGTTCTGCCCCAATTCTTTGACCACGTCCCCGGTCTCGATCGCTGTGGTATTCGCTTCGCGGGCGATCTTTGCGGAATCGGCCGCTTTTTTGGCGACCTCTCCCACCGAGACGGACATCTCTTCGATGGAGCTGGATACCATATTCAGATTTTGGTTCATCTGAGTTGCAGCTACGGCTATGGTTTGGGATTGTTGAGACATCTGCTCGATTCCGGAGGAAAGATTCAAGCTTGCTCCGGATAAATCCGTAGAGGATTGGAACAGAATATCCCCGTTCTCTTTCAATCGGGCGATCAATGCGGCCGTATTGATCAGCATATTCAGGATCGCCTTATCCAATTCCCCGATTTCGTCGTTCCGATTATGGACCACATCTACGGAAAGATCGCCGGATGCGATCTTGTTCGCGATCCTTGTGGACTCTTTGAGAGGTTTCAGGATGTATCCTATATTCATCCATCCCCAAACGATCTGAACCGCTGCAAAAGTCGCAGCTGTGACGTAGGAATACATCGTGCCGAATCCCAGAAGTTGGAATCCGGAGAGCAGAGCCAAACCGAGTACGCTGAAAGCGATATACATTCCCAGCTTGAAGCGGATGGAAAGTTTTTTGGAGTTTGTCGCACGGAGTTTCGTACCGCCCGTGATAATATCCTTGTACAGTTGACCGGCGGCTTCCACCTGCTCGCGTGTCGGCTTTCTCCGAACGGACATGTACCCTACGATATTCCCGTTCTCGAAACGAGGGGCGACGTTCGCAT
The DNA window shown above is from Leptospira fletcheri and carries:
- a CDS encoding M48 family metallopeptidase, translated to MSIRNSFLFVYLLQFCFAILLKYLSFLGDTSTETHEAILKYFTEEDLQKGIEYDRRGFFASMVSDWIDFFLTGLLVFTPLSLKIEDFLLRKTGQRFYFAAALFLLALGFFKFLIGLPFHYYFGYVLEHRFGFSTMTLQDWILYTTKSLFVGTAISLPLGLGSIFILRKFTSSWKYIITAGSLVLGLAFSVLFPIFITPLFYETHPIEEGSLKSKIVDLCRKAEIQVSDVYVINESKYSGHTNAYFTGWGANRKIFLYDTLIQKHTEAEVISVLGHEIGHWVHNHQTKDILIGTAETFLLCFVLAFLFRKTKEENRLPLKEFYSPSSLPFLFLVLSLVGTVTKPVWNTLSRIQETQADWEALVLTKDKEAFVEAEKKLAKDNRSRLNPYRWEVLLEHSHPTTLERIQMAEGFSSK
- a CDS encoding SDR family oxidoreductase, which encodes MKSFYKDKVVWITGASSGIGEALVQELARTGCKIVLSARREKELQRVRKQNKLDDSNSMILLMDLEKYKGLDKLPAKVLKKFGSIDVLINNGGISQRSYAHETSLATYESLMHVNFFGNIALTLAVLPIMRKKGSGWISSISSVAGMFGVPLRTGYSATKAALTGFFEALRIENIDRGLKVTLVYPGFVKTQISNNALKGDGRKQGKMDQIINQGLDANECARRILDGIASEKLTVVFAGPRENFAIRLHKYFPSIFAKFLARAKVT
- a CDS encoding CheR family methyltransferase, with product MSKEILEFMNVLKKVTGLSLTDEKTYLLESRLSDLMSDHKIASFYEFSKKFENSHEVDFREKVIERITTHETKFFRDESIFETILDRIIPEIIDRKNELYKGWKNHPIRIWSAACSTGQEPYSVAIAIRERLPHVFKNIRILATDIAKETIEKARSGCYTSFEIGRGLEEYHLGKYFDKLPDGTFRVNDEIRSVVEFKQHNLISSEFPSGFDLVLCRNVSYYFDSNERRNLFDKIAKTLNQDSFLIIGSAESVSDFSSKFLLREFGLCRYYEVNSSNVTLFSRGT
- a CDS encoding response regulator encodes the protein MATARILAVDDSATMRSLVQQTLGMGGYEVVLAQDGKDGIEKFSLGPVDLVITDINMPIMDGITFIKELRKIDQNVPILTLTTESEDSMKQSGAAAGANGWIIKPFRPVQFLDIIKQVLNSSAA
- a CDS encoding catalase produces the protein MKPPSTDWKEEIAADEEQRFAGYVEKFRAIQEKNSKLFGKGRILHRKQLLGLKAEFEVLSQIPEYAKQGIFRKPGKFESWIRLSNGSMQIQSDSKGDIRGFAIKVKGVEGPGALQSGNVKAQDFLLINLEAFSSPKSEEFVGLVTAVADGGLSLLKYLVGRYGFFGALSKIKKTAAAFNKPFSGFATEKFYSAAPISWGPYAGRVRLVPSQNRSGNNGSSSDWGNEMKLHLQQGSLSYDFQVQFFVSENVTPIEDASVNWPESEAPYVTVAKLTISGQDWSSPAWEEFQKNVEQAIFDPWEALLEHKPLGDVMRARKHVYFASQKGRNAVQ
- the cheB gene encoding chemotaxis-specific protein-glutamate methyltransferase CheB, yielding MGFPLEDSLEKKRIRVLAVDDSLVYRNLLRSAFSQDPEIEFLGAAIDGKFALPKIAHLKPDFVVLDVEMPEMDGLTTLREIRSQFPATKVIMLSSLTMEGAKVTLKAMEMGALDFVSKPDGVTAGGEKISEALVSLIEKVKALYSKNGINKPVQVVQRQNEISFRAPKRKYSICAIGISTGGPIALRELLSKIPSDLNGTIVIAQHMPPVFTNYLAENLRSSTALGIKEVEDGELLKKRAVYIAPGGKQLEILQSPEGPIARVTAGPQEELCKPSVNILFRSIAKNFSNESIGVIMTGMGEDGYLGLKAMRETGSFLLAQSQESCLVFGMPSRPVNEGLIDEISDISGIAEKISALMGWGAVV
- a CDS encoding methyl-accepting chemotaxis protein, with the protein product MFGFVSQKKSLENERKQMAVSVTDQEVAMTEGTTLVSMTDLKGKVTYANKEFLEIAGLTQEELVGKPHNVVRHPDIPRSVFADFWDTIQKGKPWRGIVKNRSKNGDHYWVDANVAPRFENGNIVGYMSVRRKPTREQVEAAGQLYKDIITGGTKLRATNSKKLSIRFKLGMYIAFSVLGLALLSGFQLLGFGTMYSYVTAATFAAVQIVWGWMNIGYILKPLKESTRIANKIASGDLSVDVVHNRNDEIGELDKAILNMLINTAALIARLKENGDILFQSSTDLSGASLNLSSGIEQMSQQSQTIAVAATQMNQNLNMVSSSIEEMSVSVGEVAKKAADSAKIAREANTTAIETGDVVKELGQNAKEIGNVIESISNIASQTKLLALNAAIEAAGAGEAGKGFAVVAAEVKELARQSAESSEEIKGKISAIQKSTERVIESIGKITSVIAEVNQISGSIASAVEEQSITTKEIATNISQTTLASNDVTKNINGVSTASLDGAKESGNVSKLSQSLQELAAGITTLVNQFKISNSKA